One part of the Parabacteroides distasonis ATCC 8503 genome encodes these proteins:
- a CDS encoding acyltransferase family protein yields MAQQSGRLLSLDVMRGITIAGMILVNNPGSWKYVYTPLEHARWNGLTPTDLVFPFFMFIMGVSMFFSLRKYNFKLSKESVTKVLRRTVLIFLVGLGLNLFGHVCYNGFTDFQNLRILGVMQRLALAYGFGSLIGLAINHKYILQVAAGILIFYWALLGFTHSMEMSEDSIIAIVDRTLFGTSHMYHDDMADGTRIAFDPEGLLSCIGSIAHVLLGFYVGKVIQDCKKNNELIIRNIFIFGTIILFAGFLLSYGCPINKKIWSSTFVLVTCGFASLFLALLIWIIDINGKKKWTLFFESFGINPLYLYVQGDILAVLLGMSGISAFMYMDLFRPIFGDFGGSLAWAIFFVVLNWIPGYFLYKKKIYIKL; encoded by the coding sequence ATGGCACAACAATCCGGAAGATTGCTATCCCTCGACGTGATGAGGGGAATTACGATCGCAGGGATGATTTTGGTAAACAACCCCGGGTCATGGAAGTATGTATATACGCCTTTAGAGCATGCACGTTGGAACGGCCTCACTCCCACCGATTTGGTATTTCCGTTCTTTATGTTCATCATGGGGGTCTCCATGTTTTTCTCGCTTCGGAAATATAACTTCAAGCTGTCGAAAGAAAGCGTGACGAAAGTATTGAGACGCACGGTATTGATATTCCTCGTGGGATTAGGGCTAAATCTGTTCGGGCATGTTTGCTACAATGGATTTACCGATTTCCAGAATTTACGTATCCTTGGGGTGATGCAAAGGTTGGCGCTGGCATATGGCTTCGGCTCGTTGATAGGATTAGCGATTAATCATAAGTATATTTTGCAGGTAGCCGCTGGTATATTGATATTTTACTGGGCATTACTAGGTTTCACGCATAGTATGGAAATGTCGGAGGATAGCATTATAGCGATCGTGGACAGAACTTTATTCGGTACATCGCATATGTATCACGATGATATGGCAGATGGTACACGGATCGCCTTTGATCCGGAAGGGCTCTTGAGCTGCATTGGTAGCATAGCGCATGTATTACTCGGTTTCTACGTAGGAAAGGTAATACAGGATTGTAAAAAGAACAATGAGTTGATTATCCGTAATATCTTCATTTTCGGTACGATTATTCTTTTTGCCGGTTTCTTGCTAAGCTATGGTTGCCCTATCAATAAAAAGATATGGAGTAGTACGTTCGTATTGGTTACTTGCGGATTCGCCTCCTTATTCCTCGCTTTATTAATCTGGATCATCGATATAAACGGGAAGAAGAAATGGACGTTATTCTTTGAGTCGTTCGGTATCAACCCGTTGTATCTGTATGTACAAGGGGATATATTGGCCGTATTGCTGGGAATGAGCGGTATCTCCGCCTTTATGTATATGGATCTATTCAGGCCGATATTCGGCGATTTCGGAGGCTCATTAGCATGGGCTATCTTCTTCGTGGTACTAAACTGGATACCGGGATATTTCTTGTATAAGAAGAAGATTTATATCAAGTTGTAA
- the rbr gene encoding rubrerythrin, whose translation MEKSIKGTRTEQNLLKSFAGESQARSRYTFFASVAKKEGYEQIAGVFMETAEQEKEHAKRFFKFLEGGMVEITASYPAGVIGTTAENLAAAAAGENEEWAELYPEFAKIAEEEGFPAIAVAFKMIAKVEAEHEKRYRKLLANVEEGKVFEKDEAIFWQCRNCGFVFEGKKAPVNCPACAHPQAYFEPMKQNY comes from the coding sequence ATGGAAAAAAGTATTAAAGGTACACGTACCGAGCAGAATTTATTGAAATCATTCGCCGGAGAATCTCAGGCAAGAAGTCGTTACACATTTTTCGCTAGCGTAGCCAAGAAAGAAGGTTACGAGCAAATCGCAGGTGTTTTCATGGAAACAGCCGAGCAAGAGAAGGAACACGCTAAACGTTTCTTTAAATTCTTGGAAGGTGGAATGGTTGAGATTACCGCTTCTTATCCTGCAGGCGTAATCGGAACAACCGCTGAGAACTTGGCAGCCGCGGCAGCTGGTGAGAATGAGGAGTGGGCTGAATTGTATCCTGAGTTCGCTAAGATTGCGGAGGAAGAAGGTTTCCCCGCTATCGCTGTAGCTTTCAAGATGATCGCTAAGGTAGAGGCTGAACACGAGAAACGTTATCGTAAATTGTTGGCTAACGTAGAGGAAGGTAAAGTATTCGAGAAAGATGAGGCTATCTTCTGGCAATGCCGTAACTGTGGTTTCGTATTCGAGGGTAAGAAGGCTCCGGTTAATTGTCCGGCATGCGCTCATCCGCAAGCTTACTTTGAACCGATGAAACAGAACTATTGA
- a CDS encoding ORF6N domain-containing protein yields the protein MIYALYIEQKITIFALYTKHKYKNQINNLTMENELQVIGTKEVEERIIELRGQKILLDRDVAELYKTETRDINKAVRNNPEKFPSGYFFTLKPSEKQYVVENFHRMENLKKSTVEPKAFTEKGLYMLATILKSPRATQTTIAIIDSFVKLRELIRNVDAIQNEPDLIKQKGIVKRTGQLLSDLLIDDADTTEMESTIELNLMAVKLKHTVKRIKNNNKTEDKSEI from the coding sequence ATGATCTATGCTCTGTATATAGAACAAAAAATCACTATATTTGCTCTATATACAAAGCATAAATACAAAAATCAAATTAATAATTTAACTATGGAAAATGAACTTCAAGTTATTGGAACGAAAGAAGTAGAGGAACGTATTATTGAGTTAAGAGGACAAAAAATACTACTAGATAGAGATGTAGCAGAATTATATAAAACAGAAACAAGGGATATAAACAAAGCCGTGAGAAATAATCCTGAAAAGTTCCCCAGTGGTTATTTTTTCACATTGAAACCCTCTGAGAAACAGTATGTGGTGGAAAATTTCCACCGGATGGAAAACTTAAAAAAATCAACAGTAGAACCTAAAGCTTTCACTGAAAAAGGACTTTATATGCTGGCTACTATATTAAAAAGTCCAAGAGCCACACAAACAACTATCGCTATAATAGATTCTTTCGTAAAACTACGTGAGCTTATCCGAAATGTAGATGCGATTCAAAATGAACCTGACCTAATAAAACAAAAAGGTATTGTGAAACGAACTGGCCAACTCTTATCTGATCTGTTGATAGATGATGCTGATACAACTGAAATGGAATCTACCATAGAGTTGAATCTTATGGCCGTAAAACTTAAACATACAGTAAAACGTATTAAAAATAACAATAAAACCGAAGATAAATCTGAAATTTAG
- a CDS encoding tetratricopeptide repeat protein — translation MRHLLILILLLSTLSFIGCKDESEATYLIDRAESLLKSDPDSSLILLDSIAVPDNLSDKLLARWCMLSGKVADTLYTDLPYVQQLRRAQAYYESHGTGQEQARIGLYLGRSYVEDKDNELAMKAYLQALDIALRCQDYNQAGYICSYMGDLYHFDGDYLLGKDKYKKAEQYFRKVGNMRSAAFALRDVGRMYVFADSSEVGLRYLLEADTIIAELGDSSDIGYISNGIGNVYSVLGNIELAKQYLWKSINVSELDNAPDYSALAGVYIEEGDFKNARLCLEQANIIPTLNENTHISIIYNYYELEKAEGNIENALTYLEQYNEAADSILALQNKANIVKTEKAYNHLKISLENTQLKMDKQWTFILLVTSITVCLLLLFVYQLQMNKKNKRIYVQQIDIEQKNIELLKLQNSLNIKHVSFRIYSISYQKKMNCSIYLILERS, via the coding sequence ATGAGGCATTTGCTTATTCTGATATTACTATTATCCACGCTCTCTTTTATAGGTTGTAAAGATGAGAGCGAGGCTACATACCTAATCGATCGTGCGGAATCCTTGTTGAAATCTGATCCGGATAGTTCCCTTATCCTATTGGATAGCATAGCCGTGCCCGATAATTTGAGCGATAAATTATTGGCTCGTTGGTGTATGCTATCCGGTAAAGTGGCGGACACGCTATATACGGATCTGCCCTACGTACAGCAATTGCGGCGTGCGCAAGCCTATTACGAGTCGCACGGAACGGGGCAGGAGCAAGCGAGGATCGGTTTGTACTTGGGGCGTTCGTATGTGGAGGATAAGGATAACGAGCTGGCTATGAAGGCTTATTTACAGGCGTTGGATATCGCTTTACGTTGTCAAGACTATAATCAAGCCGGGTATATTTGTAGCTATATGGGAGACTTGTATCATTTTGACGGTGATTATTTATTAGGAAAAGATAAATATAAAAAAGCGGAACAGTACTTTCGAAAGGTCGGAAATATGCGGAGCGCAGCTTTCGCTTTGCGAGATGTGGGACGTATGTATGTTTTTGCGGATTCGTCAGAGGTCGGGTTGAGATATTTGCTAGAAGCTGATACTATTATAGCGGAACTAGGGGATTCTTCTGATATAGGATATATATCCAATGGGATAGGAAATGTTTATAGTGTGTTAGGCAATATAGAACTCGCTAAGCAATACTTATGGAAATCAATAAATGTTTCTGAATTGGATAATGCTCCAGACTATTCCGCTTTAGCCGGTGTCTATATAGAAGAAGGAGATTTCAAGAATGCTCGCCTATGTTTAGAGCAAGCGAACATCATACCAACCCTAAATGAAAATACGCATATCTCCATAATTTATAATTATTATGAACTGGAAAAAGCAGAAGGTAATATAGAAAATGCTTTAACCTATTTAGAGCAATATAATGAAGCCGCAGATTCTATCTTAGCATTACAAAATAAAGCGAATATCGTAAAGACAGAAAAAGCGTATAATCATTTAAAAATATCGTTAGAAAATACCCAATTAAAGATGGATAAACAATGGACTTTTATACTTCTTGTTACTTCTATTACTGTTTGTCTATTATTGTTATTCGTTTATCAGTTGCAAATGAATAAGAAAAATAAGAGAATATATGTCCAGCAAATCGATATTGAGCAAAAGAATATTGAATTATTGAAACTGCAGAATAGCTTGAATATAAAACACGTGAGCTTCAGGATTTATTCGATAAGTTATCAAAAAAAGATGAATTGCTCAATATATCTTATTCTAGAGCGAAGTTAG
- the nadB gene encoding L-aspartate oxidase produces MVQRFDYLVIGSGIAGMSFALKVANEGKSVALICKAGQEEANTYFAQGGIASVTNLKVDNFEKHIEDTMIAGDWISDRAAVEKVVREAPAQIEALIRWGVNFDKKESGEFDLHKEGGHSEFRILHHADNTGAEIQTSLIETVNNHPNIAVFTNHYAVEIITQHHMGIIVTRHTPGIKCFGAYVLNEDTGEVHTFLSKITVMATGGCEAVYRNTTNPLVATGDGIAMVYRAKGSVKDMEFIQFHPTALYHPGDRPSFLITEAMRGYGAVLRNLGGEEFMHKYDPRLSLAPRDIVARAIDSEMKQRGEDHVYLDVTHKDPEETKKHFPNIYKKCLSLGIDITKDYIPVAPAAHYLCGGIKVDLNGQSSIRRLYAIGECSCTGLHGGNRLASNSLIEAVVYADAAAKHSLSVMDRYEFNQDVPEWNDEGTITNEERVLITQSMKEVNQIMEAYVGIVRSNTRLIRAWNRLDILYEETESLFKRCKASRELCELRNMINVGYLITRQAMERKESRGLHYTIDYPPIK; encoded by the coding sequence ATGGTACAAAGATTCGATTACTTAGTGATAGGCTCAGGAATCGCCGGTATGAGTTTCGCTCTGAAAGTAGCCAATGAAGGCAAGAGCGTAGCACTTATCTGTAAAGCCGGACAAGAAGAAGCCAACACATATTTCGCGCAAGGAGGTATCGCTTCCGTAACCAACTTGAAAGTAGATAATTTCGAGAAGCACATAGAAGACACGATGATCGCCGGCGACTGGATCAGTGACCGGGCGGCCGTGGAGAAAGTCGTGCGCGAGGCCCCTGCCCAGATCGAGGCGCTTATCCGATGGGGAGTTAATTTCGATAAGAAAGAAAGCGGAGAATTCGATCTGCATAAAGAAGGAGGACACTCCGAGTTTCGTATCCTGCACCATGCCGACAATACGGGAGCCGAGATACAGACGAGCTTGATAGAAACGGTAAACAACCATCCCAACATCGCCGTATTCACGAACCATTATGCGGTAGAGATTATCACCCAGCACCATATGGGCATTATCGTCACCCGCCATACCCCCGGTATCAAATGTTTCGGTGCCTATGTATTGAACGAGGATACGGGCGAGGTACATACTTTCTTGTCAAAGATAACCGTTATGGCGACAGGCGGTTGCGAGGCCGTTTACCGGAATACGACAAACCCGCTGGTAGCTACCGGAGACGGTATCGCCATGGTTTACCGCGCGAAAGGCTCCGTAAAAGATATGGAGTTTATCCAGTTCCACCCGACCGCCTTGTATCATCCGGGCGACCGTCCCTCTTTCCTCATCACCGAGGCGATGCGCGGATATGGAGCTGTATTGAGAAACCTTGGCGGCGAGGAGTTCATGCATAAATATGATCCCCGTCTTTCCTTGGCTCCCCGTGATATCGTAGCCCGTGCGATCGATAGCGAGATGAAACAACGGGGTGAAGACCATGTCTATTTGGACGTGACGCACAAAGATCCGGAAGAGACGAAGAAACACTTCCCCAATATCTATAAGAAATGCCTCAGCTTAGGGATCGATATCACGAAAGATTACATCCCGGTAGCCCCTGCGGCCCATTATTTATGTGGAGGTATCAAGGTAGACTTAAACGGGCAATCCAGCATCCGTCGCCTATATGCGATCGGAGAATGTTCTTGTACCGGCCTGCACGGTGGTAACCGCTTAGCTTCAAACTCATTGATCGAGGCAGTTGTATATGCCGACGCCGCGGCAAAACACTCATTAAGCGTCATGGATCGCTATGAGTTTAACCAAGATGTACCGGAATGGAACGATGAGGGAACGATCACCAATGAAGAGCGTGTATTGATCACTCAAAGCATGAAAGAGGTAAACCAGATCATGGAAGCGTATGTAGGTATCGTTCGTAGTAACACACGTTTGATCCGTGCGTGGAACCGTTTGGATATTTTATATGAGGAAACAGAGAGCCTTTTCAAACGTTGTAAGGCATCCCGTGAATTATGTGAGTTGCGTAATATGATCAATGTAGGTTATTTGATCACTCGTCAAGCGATGGAACGGAAAGAGAGCCGGGGATTACATTATACGATTGATTACCCACCGATTAAATAA
- a CDS encoding PA14 domain-containing protein, which yields MKKTFLLAIALLCFCAPMSLFAQKQLAFKDGKFKIVQFTDIHWDQKSSKCAKTVATIQSVLKAENPDVAMLTGDVVTANPGLEGWKSVIGIFEEAKIPFTVMMGNHDAEIVPKDEIYAILSQSPYFMGEKGPGDIHGAGNYVVPVYSSDGKKPAALLYCIDSNDYPTLKDYGTYDWIHFDQINWYREQSMRYTKENGGKPLPALAFFHIPLLEYNEIVGAETTLGQKEEGIASPKINTGFFASLVEMKDVMATFAGHDHDNDYIGMLYNVGLAFGRVSGWDAYGDFERGGRIIELREGKFEFDSWIRTSSGKEYTYYYPSGLTSKDEETMEFLPAKTVKPKKHGVAYTYYEGKFKHTDQIASGTKVKEGTMKNISIQEAPAKDHFAYEFRTLINIPEKGVYRFYTYSDDGSKLFIDGKAIVDNDGSHNARIAKGKVALDAGFHELRVLYFEDYMGEALEVGVSSRKIKEAVLPEDWYYLPE from the coding sequence ATGAAAAAGACTTTTTTATTAGCGATAGCCTTGTTGTGCTTTTGTGCCCCGATGAGCTTATTCGCACAAAAACAGCTTGCTTTCAAGGATGGGAAATTCAAGATCGTCCAATTTACAGACATTCATTGGGATCAGAAATCATCTAAATGCGCTAAGACAGTCGCTACGATACAATCCGTATTAAAGGCGGAAAATCCGGATGTGGCGATGCTGACGGGCGACGTGGTGACAGCAAATCCCGGTTTGGAAGGATGGAAGTCAGTGATCGGGATCTTTGAGGAGGCCAAGATACCGTTTACGGTGATGATGGGAAATCATGACGCAGAGATCGTTCCCAAGGACGAGATTTATGCCATACTCAGTCAATCACCTTATTTTATGGGTGAGAAGGGACCGGGTGATATTCATGGAGCCGGAAACTATGTGGTACCGGTCTACAGTTCAGACGGAAAGAAACCGGCGGCCTTATTGTATTGTATCGACTCCAACGATTATCCTACGCTAAAAGATTACGGTACGTATGATTGGATTCATTTCGACCAGATCAATTGGTATCGTGAGCAAAGTATGCGCTATACCAAGGAAAATGGTGGCAAACCGTTGCCAGCCTTGGCCTTTTTTCATATTCCTTTGCTGGAATATAATGAGATCGTTGGGGCGGAGACTACATTAGGACAGAAAGAAGAGGGAATCGCCTCTCCCAAGATCAACACGGGCTTCTTCGCTTCCTTGGTGGAAATGAAGGATGTGATGGCTACTTTTGCCGGGCACGATCATGATAATGATTATATAGGAATGTTATATAACGTGGGACTAGCTTTCGGGCGTGTATCCGGATGGGACGCTTATGGAGATTTCGAGCGGGGTGGCCGTATCATTGAATTGCGTGAGGGCAAGTTTGAGTTTGATTCATGGATTCGTACCTCGTCCGGAAAGGAATATACGTATTATTATCCGTCTGGCCTGACCTCTAAGGATGAGGAAACGATGGAATTCTTACCCGCCAAAACGGTAAAACCTAAAAAGCACGGAGTAGCTTATACCTATTATGAAGGCAAGTTTAAACATACGGATCAGATCGCTTCCGGGACAAAAGTGAAAGAGGGTACGATGAAAAATATCTCCATTCAGGAGGCTCCGGCCAAGGATCATTTCGCTTATGAGTTCCGTACGTTGATAAATATCCCTGAAAAAGGTGTATATCGCTTTTATACGTATTCGGATGATGGTTCCAAGCTATTTATAGACGGTAAAGCTATTGTTGATAATGATGGCTCTCATAATGCTCGTATAGCGAAAGGAAAGGTAGCGTTAGACGCTGGTTTCCACGAATTACGTGTTTTGTATTTCGAGGATTATATGGGCGAGGCCTTGGAGGTCGGGGTTTCCAGCCGTAAAATAAAGGAAGCTGTCTTACCAGAGGACTGGTATTATTTACCGGAATAA
- a CDS encoding SulP family inorganic anion transporter — protein MKNKFDFQPKLFTALRNYSKERFMTDLMAGIIVGIVALPLAIAFGIASGVSPEKGLITAIIGGFIVSLLGGCNVQIGGPTGAFIVIVYGIIQNFGIEGLAIATVIAGIILVLMGVLKLGTVIKFIPYPIVVGFTSGIAITIFTTQMKDLFGLTMDKVPADFISKWIAYFGAFDTVNPWAFVIGIISILIITLSPRLTKKIPGSLIAIVIMTIVVYIMRNHLGITGIETIGDRFTINASLPAPAPITFNMETINLLLPSAFTIAILGAIESLLSATVADGVTGDKHNSNTELIAQGAANIIVPIFGGIPVTGAIARTMTNINNGGRTPVAGIIHAIVLLLILLFLGPLTKHIPMACLAGVLIIVSYNMSEWRTFRSLMKNPKSDVSVLLVTFFLTVIFDLTIAIEIGLLIAMLFFMRRVAETTHVSVTTDEIDLSDEGEIHHDEEVLSLPKGVEVYEIDGPFFFGVANKFDGIMKSMGDKPKVRIIRMRKVSFIDSTGLHNLESLFRLSEAEHIHMILSGVNEHVHRVLTKSGFDKKIGAENICSNINEAVEKAKAAVQD, from the coding sequence ATGAAGAACAAATTTGATTTTCAGCCCAAACTCTTTACGGCGCTGAGAAATTATTCCAAAGAGAGGTTCATGACGGATCTCATGGCGGGTATAATTGTCGGCATAGTTGCCCTACCACTCGCCATCGCTTTTGGTATCGCCTCCGGGGTAAGTCCGGAGAAAGGATTGATCACGGCTATTATCGGTGGATTCATTGTCTCCCTTTTAGGAGGCTGCAACGTACAGATCGGCGGACCTACCGGAGCGTTTATCGTGATCGTTTATGGCATTATACAGAACTTCGGTATCGAAGGGCTTGCCATCGCTACCGTCATAGCGGGTATTATTCTGGTATTGATGGGCGTGCTGAAGCTCGGTACCGTGATTAAGTTTATCCCCTACCCGATTGTCGTAGGTTTCACGAGTGGTATCGCTATCACTATCTTCACGACACAAATGAAAGACTTATTTGGATTGACTATGGATAAAGTCCCCGCCGATTTCATCTCTAAATGGATCGCATATTTCGGGGCGTTCGATACGGTTAACCCTTGGGCATTCGTTATCGGTATCATTAGTATCCTGATCATTACGTTAAGCCCGAGGCTAACGAAGAAAATTCCGGGTTCCTTGATCGCTATCGTCATCATGACGATCGTTGTTTACATTATGCGTAATCATTTGGGTATTACAGGTATCGAGACGATTGGAGACCGGTTTACTATTAACGCTTCCTTGCCAGCCCCGGCTCCGATCACGTTTAATATGGAGACAATCAACTTATTGCTTCCCTCCGCCTTTACGATCGCTATCCTTGGGGCTATCGAGTCTTTATTATCCGCTACGGTAGCGGATGGTGTGACAGGCGACAAGCATAATTCAAATACGGAACTAATCGCCCAAGGTGCGGCGAATATCATCGTTCCTATTTTTGGCGGTATTCCCGTGACCGGCGCCATCGCCCGTACAATGACCAATATAAATAATGGTGGACGAACTCCGGTTGCCGGTATTATTCACGCCATCGTATTATTATTGATTTTGCTTTTCCTCGGACCGCTTACCAAACACATTCCAATGGCTTGTCTGGCTGGCGTATTGATCATCGTATCCTATAATATGAGTGAGTGGCGTACGTTCCGTTCCTTGATGAAAAACCCGAAAAGCGACGTATCCGTCTTGTTGGTGACTTTCTTCCTGACGGTTATCTTTGATCTTACGATCGCTATCGAGATCGGCCTTCTGATCGCCATGTTATTTTTTATGCGCCGTGTGGCTGAGACCACGCATGTATCCGTCACCACGGATGAGATCGATCTTTCCGACGAGGGCGAGATTCATCATGACGAGGAAGTCCTCTCCCTGCCTAAAGGTGTAGAGGTATACGAGATCGATGGTCCGTTCTTTTTCGGCGTAGCGAATAAGTTCGACGGCATCATGAAAAGTATGGGAGATAAACCGAAAGTCCGCATCATCCGTATGCGTAAGGTTTCGTTCATAGATTCTACCGGTCTGCATAACTTGGAAAGTCTTTTCCGTCTTTCCGAGGCAGAGCATATCCATATGATACTTTCCGGGGTCAATGAACATGTACACCGTGTATTGACAAAATCCGGATTCGATAAGAAGATTGGCGCAGAAAATATTTGCAGTAATATCAATGAGGCGGTAGAGAAAGCGAAAGCTGCCGTACAAGACTAA
- a CDS encoding DUF3244 domain-containing protein: MKLFKFLFVVMALLSAIPCFGRRVHLDGNWKHSKKSILVDLPMDASIEEASGELIVNFYENVGNVRVIVTSSTGEVIYNEMVQTSTMPSLVIPLKDQEKGVLQITDGYNNVYGFLFL; the protein is encoded by the coding sequence ATGAAATTATTTAAATTTTTATTTGTAGTAATGGCTTTGTTAAGTGCTATTCCCTGTTTTGGTAGGCGGGTTCACTTAGATGGTAACTGGAAGCATTCAAAAAAATCTATTCTCGTAGATTTGCCTATGGACGCTTCTATTGAAGAAGCTAGTGGAGAACTGATAGTGAACTTCTATGAAAATGTAGGTAATGTGCGTGTTATCGTTACTAGTTCTACGGGAGAAGTGATCTATAATGAAATGGTACAAACGAGTACTATGCCATCTTTAGTAATACCTTTAAAAGATCAAGAAAAAGGTGTGTTGCAAATAACAGATGGTTATAACAATGTATATGGATTCTTATTTCTATAG
- a CDS encoding DUF5025 domain-containing protein, translating into MKQVIYFLFSMLLFLSISCNKGEDISFEETPYYLGYFEGKVNSQDISIANQSNSHSFIDHGNFWQEVNTDLSGFYWEIPLGVHISDYPYPMLRISLIPLREGEYLIDKGKLLNEEIESTVRITKDDAKIVYHPLKSSFRIQVDSIRFHEGSGTPYIEGKMEGILYNIENSEDSIVIKDAIFGIH; encoded by the coding sequence ATGAAACAGGTAATCTATTTTTTATTTAGTATGTTATTATTTTTGTCTATATCTTGTAATAAAGGTGAAGATATTTCTTTTGAAGAAACTCCTTACTATTTGGGGTACTTTGAAGGAAAGGTGAATAGTCAAGATATTTCTATAGCTAATCAGTCGAACTCTCATTCTTTTATTGATCATGGAAATTTTTGGCAGGAGGTAAATACCGATTTAAGCGGTTTCTATTGGGAGATACCATTAGGAGTGCATATCTCTGACTATCCTTATCCTATGCTGAGGATCTCATTGATTCCATTGAGAGAAGGAGAATATCTGATCGATAAGGGTAAATTATTGAATGAAGAGATAGAATCTACTGTTAGGATCACGAAAGATGACGCTAAAATAGTGTATCATCCACTGAAATCTTCATTTCGGATACAAGTGGATAGTATTCGTTTTCATGAGGGAAGTGGTACCCCTTATATTGAAGGGAAGATGGAAGGCATCCTATATAATATAGAGAATTCGGAAGATTCGATCGTCATAAAAGATGCTATATTCGGAATACACTAA